The window TTCGATAAAATTTGATGGAAATCCTTCTGCACGGGCATGAAGGCTAGTAAATAGAAACTAGAGAGACCAGACCACAAGTGACGAAATTAGAGAGAGAGAGAGAGAGAGAGAGAGAGAGAGAGAGAGAGAGAGAGAGAGAGAGAGAGAGAGAGANNNNNNNNNNNNNNNNNNNNNNNNNNNNNNNNNNNNNNNNNNNNNNNNNNNNNNNNNNNNNNNNNNNNNNNNNNNNNNNNNNNNNNNNNNNNNNNNNNNNNNNNNNNNNNNNNNNNNNNNNNNNNNNNNNNNNNNNNNNNNNNNNNNNNNNNNNNNNNNNNNNNNNNNNNNNNNNNNNNNNNNNNNNNNNNNNNNNNNNNNNNNNNNNNNNNNNNNNNNNNNNNNNNNNNNNNNNNNNNNNNNNNNNNNNNNNNNNNNNNNNNNNNNNNNNNNNNNNNNNNNNNNNNNNNNNNNGNGAGAGAGAGAGAGCGGGAGGAGCTAGGGTCCGGATCTGCCGGAGGACCAAGAATCGGAGGCGTTTTCCGGCAGCGATGTGCAATCACGGGAAGAGTAGTAGCGGGAAGCAGCAGCAGCAGAAGAAGAGTGGGAATTACAAAAAGGAAAAGAAGAAGACGACGATGCTGGTAAAGTTTCAGGACCTGCCACAGTATATGAAGGACAACGAGTACATATTGGACTATTACCGCTGCGAGTGGCCGTTAAAGGATGTAATCTTCAGTGTCTTCGCCTGGCACAACGAGACCCTCAACATCTGGACGTGAGTACTGTTTCTAATTCAATTTGATTTTCTTGATCGATCATTTTAATTTTCATTATTATTGGAAAAATGGTGGAATGCATGCAGGCATTTGTTGGGGTTCTTGATATTCGTGGGACTAACGGTGATGAGCTGGAGAGACCTGGGAGCTCTGCTCGGGAATTTCTCGAGGTGAAGGGCTGGGACTTGGTCGTCGCTATTTGCGCGTGGGGTGGTATTTTGGTAATATTAACTTGTTATTTTGCTTTGGTTTGGTTCTTCTGCAGGGATGGGGTTTCTGGGCCGTTGATGATGATGAGCATGATGATGAAGATGAACCAGCTTAATGTCTCCGACAGTGTTTTCGCTCCGGTCAGTTCATTTCTTCTTCTTTTTTTGCCTTTATTCTCTTGGACGGTGGGGCATGATAAGTTTTCTCCTGGGCCTTAAATTCGTTTTCTCGTGACGGAATAAATATGAGATGGGACCCACACGTTTTGGCCACTAAAAATAAAAATTGTGGTCGTTGGCTTTGTTGCCCTATCTATCATATTGTAGAGGCGGCTCGGCTGGTTGGGTTTTTTGTTTTATAATTATTTTCTTTTTGGTGGAGTTACGGTTTAATTTTTTATTTTTTTACTGCGGAATGAAAAAGACATAAAAGGTCTTTTCATATTTGAAAAAAGAGAAATATAGCAATAAGAATCACTGAGGATGAAAGAAGACATAGGTTTAGATTTGGTTTTTTATTTTCTCATAGATAAACACATGAAGAGCATATATGCACGAAGCTTGTAGTCTCGTTTAATATAGAAAGGCATATATGCACAAACTTCCTTACGCACGAAAGAGCATATTTGGTGTGTAGATTCGGTTCCTTTAAAATGCCTACTTGGGGCAATGCCTCCTCCCTTTTGTAGCATTGCTTGATGAGGAATTAGGCACAAAAATTTCTCAAATGATTTTTGCTTGATTAACAGGGTTATAAAATTTTTCCATATGTCTATCTGTGTACATATGCAGCATATGCTTCATTCATCATTTTAATAAAATGTTGAGTTCATGCACCGATGATAATAAAGTCTCATGCAATATGTAAACCTATGTTTGTTTGCAGAATTCACATTTGAAGGAAATGTCACAGTCATCATTCATTCATGGTAGCAAGGAAGATGGTTTTAGCACAATTCCAAGCTGGCCTTGGTTTGTGTTTTAACTGGTGCTATGGGCTGCTTAGTCTGCAGCTCCCTATCCCACCTCTTTGCTTGTCNNNNNNNNNNNNNNNNNNNNNNNNNNNNNNNNNNNNNNNNNNNNNNNNNNNNNNNNNNNNNNNNNNNNNNNNNNNNNNNNNNNNNNNNNNNNNNNNNNNNNNNNNNNNNNNNNNNNNNNNNNNNNNNNNNNNNNNNNNNNNNNNNNNNNNNNNNNNNNNNNNNNNNNNNNNNNNNNNNNNNNNNNNNNNNNNNNNNNNNAAACCACATGAGTAACATACCCATCAGAAAAAGTGAAATTCAACTTATTTGGTTCCAAGAATCAACATTTGCGAGAGTACATGATTAAACTACACAGTTCTCTTCGTTATCAGTTCTCTTCGTTATCTTTGATTAAACTACACATCAAAGGTCTTGGTTGTTCTCTTTTTGTTCTTGCCTTTGGGTTTGATACAAGGGAGGAAGCAATACAAGCCGATCGAATTGTGGCTCAGGATGGAACGTCTCAGACTCTCAGATCTCGGCAAGAGGCCATGCACCATGTTTTCATCATATTTTCGATATTGGGGAGGATGGTGGTGTTGTGGCTCTGATTCCGGATTTGGTTCCAATGGCGGGGAAGAGATGAAGGCTGCTAGGGTTTCTCTCAAGTTCTCTAGGAGTTGGGCTTGGGCTGGATTAGCTAGGGCTTCATCTGATTGAGCTCTAGCGGATGAATTTGGGCTTATTTAGAATGAGTTTTGGTTCAAGTAACTAGTGATTTTCGCAGAGTCTTGATAGTTTTTTCCGAAACCTAGTTTCACCTGTAAAATAATTGTGCTTGATCGTTATAAGATGGGTATACTTAGGATTTCAAAGCTTATGTTTTATCTAGTATAGGACTTGCAATTCTGCAAGACGATGTTTTCTGACGACCCCACAACCCCACAAGGGTACATTGTCTTTGTACTATTTGTTCTGATTTAAATCGAATGACCTTTTGATCAAAAAAAAATATCAGACCTTAATATTTACTAAATAGACCACACGTTTTTGTAAACTTTGTATTACTTTTATAACCATTGTTTTAAAAGGCACGTCTAAGACCGCCTAGGCTCTAGGCGGCAACAAACACCTCGCCTTTCACCTAGGCTTTTGTGCTAGGCGATGGGCAATTAGGGGCCGACTATGTGTCTCTTAGCTTGACTAGGAGGTCAGGCTCTCCGCCTTGTTTTTCATTATTATTGGTAGGGTTGTTGTGACAAGCAGGATACTCCCAAGAGTTAAGGTTGTTTTTGATATTAAAGTGTATAAGTTTGTTAGAATAAAAGTGTATAAGTTTATTTTTCCATGTCGGGTTTAGAGATAGTTATGGGTAAAAGTATTTATTTTGAGTAAATTTAGAGGACCTAATAGTAACACGCTTTCTTATTTTAAGTAAAATAAAATTTGTGTTGTCCAACATTCTCAACCAAAAAAAGAATTGTGAGGGTGAGTTGTGTTTATATATATTGTTGCCTACTAATATAATAAATGTCGCAAAGATACAGAATAGGGATAATCCATGTAACAAAAATGTGGTCATCAGTTACGAGTTCACGAATTGTTAGGGATATATCGATTTGATTTCAAACCTTTGGCGCTCGTAGTTTTTCCTAATAACAAGTGAGCCAAGGTGAGGAAAACCTTCAACATATATATCCCTCTCTTCGCTCTCGCTGTCTGTGTCATCATCTTCGGAGAGACTAACTCTTATCTGCAGTACGTTTTTCATTGTCTTCATCGATGTCATGCTCTTCGGTGAATCGTTCTATTAAGCCAGAGAGAAGCTCGTTGAACTGAAGCAAGCTCAGGGAAGTTTTGCTCTCTATGACGTCCTTGTCTTCAGTGGATAGTGCTTTTAAGGCAGAGATAAGGTCCTCGGGGCTCAGGGTTTCTTCATCGATGTCATGCTCCTCTTCGGTGAATAGTCCTGTTAATTAACCAATCAAAATTATGAGTGCAAAACTTTGTCAATCAGTAATAAAGTCTCAAATCTTCGACCAATCAGAAAAGATATATGACTTCAATAACATTTCTATTACAGTATGTCAGTCAGCTCAAATCATAATTATTTTGTTAGGGGGAAGATCAAAATCTGCTTCAAGAAACCTAATTCTCTGTTAAGTGCTATTGGAGCAACTTTGTGTGGAAGAACCAGACCATCAACCTTTGAAATGGTCGATGTGAATCACACCAAACATAACAATGATAACATTATTCGTATACACAGACTCCGCATTCGGTCATCCAGCAAAACCGACTAGTCGCCTTCGCCAAACTATGACCTGAAGTCCTGAACCATCACTGGAAGAAGACCAAAATTTAGGTATGCTGAGCTAGCAGATTGTAGTATGAGTGGGAAAGCTTGTCCCGCACGGCAGTAGACAATGCTTTTCTTCATAGGTAAATGTAGTTGGATGCTGAAAAGAGAGATTACTAGCATATGGGGGTGGTCCTTTGGCTTTGTGGAATCAGTGTCACTGAGGGTTTTGGCATTTCTAGCTAGGCACCCTGAGCAAGTAGAATTTACCCCCACAATGTTCCAAGTATCCCACTTCTCAATAGGCCTCAGGTTTATGGTTCAATTTTTTCAAGAGAAAGAAAAAAACGTTAAAATAAGTTTGATCAACAGAAAATCACACGTAATAAGAAAATCACACGTATATTGGTGATCTCTTATGTTTTAAGAAATCAAATTTAAGACATTTGAGTTTAAGCTTGCTCGTTTCCACTTCTCTAATGCCGGGCCACCAGGCCGCTTGTGTACCCTACGATGCCACCCTCATATTTCAGCCGGCATGTTATGAACTTATGATAAGCAAGTGTCATGGACAAAAGAAAGATATGCTATGTAGGACACTCCTGTCCAAAAGAAAATCCTAATGCTCTCCTTATAACAGCCAGCTGCAACTACTTTGTACAAGCTCGGCAATGCCGACTTATCTCATTCTCTCCAAATCAACCCTGGCACTTTATCAAGTTGTGGCAACGACTAAGTTTGCATTGGTGCAAAAGCTTCACCAGGAAGCATACAAAATAATTTCCAGCCCCACGAATTGACTGGTTTCACTTTCTAGTAATCACCTGCTCTTTGTCTACTCTTTCTGCAGGGGAAACGAGAATATATGAAAGCTAATCTAGTCAAATTCATGTGGAGGTTGGATTGAGACGATTTTGTACCAAGTAATTACCACATCAGATTTACTATATTGTTTCTTGTATGACTTAGTTTTGGTCATTTTCAAATAGCTAAATATCAATTTATAGTTTTGAAAAGGGTGACGAATCTGTTTGATGTGGTCATGATTTTGATTTGCAAAGTTGATAGATTGCCGACAATACACAAGACTTCCAAACTTTGCATTTACCCAAAAGTCGTTGGTGAAATGCCAAAATGACATATGAGCTCTACATAATATTTTAGTACGAGATGAATTGCATATATCGATGATAGATAATCGTTTTTATAAATAGAATAAAGTAAACATTACTAACTTAACAATAAGAATCCATTAATACTTACATTTTACGCGTCAATGTTTTTTAGAAGCACTATCTAACTCAAGAAAATAAGCACTTACATATAGAAGAAGAGGACAATCATTTAGTGCTTTTACTTTTCAAGCCTATTTATAAATAAATGAACCTCAAATAATATAGATAAACAGACTCATTAATATTAGAATGATCTGAGTAGCGTAACGTCTTTTCTCGATCTATTCATATCAAAACGTACATATAAAAAATGTGCATTAAAGTTGTTTGGTTATATGATCTTTATACTTGAATTTTTTAATGCTTTGTCCCAACACTTAACTGAATAAAGACTTGAAATCTCGTAACACTTAACCAAAAAAAGGGACTTGTGATCCCCAAGTAATGACTATGGAGAAAAAGGGTAACCAAATCCTCCTATCAAGCTTTGAATACCCCCAATCTAGCATCAGTTTCATTCTTGTGCCCAAAGAAAGCATGGAAAATGCTTTGTTTTTTGCA of the Fragaria vesca subsp. vesca linkage group LG6, FraVesHawaii_1.0, whole genome shotgun sequence genome contains:
- the LOC101299398 gene encoding ADIPOR-like receptor IZH1-like isoform 1, producing MCNHGKSSSGKQQQQKKSGNYKKEKKKTTMLVKFQDLPQYMKDNEYILDYYRCEWPLKDVIFSVFAWHNETLNIWTHLLGFLIFVGLTVMSWRDLGALLGNFSRDGVSGPLMMMSMMMKMNQLNVSDSVFAPNSHLKEMSQSSFIHGSKEDGFSTIPSWPWFVF
- the LOC101299398 gene encoding ADIPOR-like receptor IZH1-like isoform 2 gives rise to the protein MCNHGKSSSGKQQQQKKSGNYKKEKKKTTMLVKFQDLPQYMKDNEYILDYYRCEWPLKDVIFSVFAWHNETLNIWTDGVSGPLMMMSMMMKMNQLNVSDSVFAPNSHLKEMSQSSFIHGSKEDGFSTIPSWPWFVF